From Danio rerio strain Tuebingen ecotype United States chromosome 2, GRCz12tu, whole genome shotgun sequence:
tttgaagatttacccgtgtcctcggtatagtctgcttttccatatcaaactgagaagagactgcagccttgatcaaacttgcgaagtctgaacttacacggagagaatgcaggactgaactgtgtgtgttaagctacttaatattcaggaaaagccccaatcagagagacgaacgtctgcagccccgccccCGTtgtcagatgtctccgttttccatcatccacactgagacggagcagcagcgtttcagaatgaaaacggcctctccagcgttttcgaaacgctccgttttcggcgctcgagaactccagcgtagtgtggacggatggcgtaactgtagcaaaacttatgcgttttcaaactaaaacgcattagtgtaaacggggcctaaaacagcttataggaggataagcgagagctcatgctccccctcgctggagctcatctctgctcaaatggctctgcagtgagcactgtctcctatggtgaaaaatctacttttcaagctgtttggacagacaggtgtgtaagtatagtgtatagactgtcatattggggtgatttaaacacacacagtcctttttttttcagtttaacaacaaaaaaatggtggaccaattggagcggttttcagaccgaccgcagcTTTACGTAGGAGAGCGGTCCctccgcccaccaatattgattgacagcctcgcgtcacgatcatatcctcagtttcttatTGATGGGGTAGGCGAACTGAAGGGGTGCTTGGTCTGTCCTATGCACCGGGCACTGGCTGCCATCGGAAAAGTCGGTTATCCTGGGGTGTTATGGATTGTAACAAGGAAGGGGTGAAATTccaggagttttccgggagaaatgaCAAAACGGGAGATGGGTCTAAAATACGGAAGattcccgggaaaaacgggagtgttagCAGGTATGCGATAAAGGTGTCGTGATAAGCCGCTGTGTGTTTAACTGCAGGCGCTGTGTGATGTCCGTGCAAGCGAGGTTATATTAATAGTCTTAAACAGGTCCTACTATCAACATACAAAATAAATCCACGCAAATTTCAGAATAAAGACTTGCACTTAACACAAATTGaaaatttatctaaaaaaaattggGCTCGAAAATATAATACCTCGTCAGATGacgtttattactttttaatacgCTTAATTTTGGCTAATTTCATTTACTACGTTTTTACAACCCCACGGACACCCTGTAAAAAAAAGGTAATAAATATTTCCCTAAGctaattacatatatttaaaaacatcaaTGTCAAGGTTCAAACATTTAGACTAACAGCACCTaatgaagaaaaagaaagtaaaggcCTCATGCATAGACACAAATATGCAAATAGGCAAATaaaattaaaggggacctattatgcaaaaataatttttataagggCTTTAAACAGTGTGGCATCAGTGTGTAAATATAACCAGCCTCAAACGGTAAAtgtgtattacttttattttttaaaattcacacttgataaaaacagtctgcagaaacgctttgattgacattctgctgCTGTACGTttcatcagaggggaaagccccgccctctagtaatgatctctccctcattagcatagcttgttagtcttgtttttgaatctgccactatgctgacacataggcatttgtagctccgccctcttttaaaagagcacaatcttatttgaatttaaatttaaagcgacagtcaaggAGCACAATTAGGGTCAAAGCCTAAAAGAGGCCgttttaaaaacttataaaacattatttgatgAATATTTTGAGATGAAATTTCACAATCACACTCAGGGGCATCAGAAACTTTTTACATCTTTTCAAAAAGGGCagaataggtcctctttaaattAATATGGGTTCTGCATATGGGTTTTAGGGTTAACATACTTTAAATGTGCTAATTTGTGctgataatttgtaataatttaaaaaaaacacaagtgacattgtgcaaaaatttaaataaataaataaaacgaatgaatgataAGTAAATATATTCATGCAGTTTGCACAGAAAAATCACAGCCctgtaaataaaattcaaaacacCACGTAGTACATACAGTATGCTACATGCTAGCCACATTTTAGAACTTCAcagtattgttttaataaaaaaaaaaaaatgtttataatttaaatcTCAGCAAATATGAAAAAGTctgactttaaaatttaaaataaaattctattTTAATGATCGACCTACAGGATTAAACGGCATTAAATGAGCATTACCTTATTGGCTTGGATAAAATGAAAGTCTTTTCCGTAAGCCTTTAAACCTTGTTCGAAATTCCTGCATTCTTCCTCCGTCCACACAGATAGCTCCTCTGTCGAAAAAACGCAGCCTGTTATAATTCCAAAAGTTTCACAGTTTCTAAAAAACATGGTTGAAGATCCCATAATGCTCACCTCGGGCTGCTTTAACGTTAAACCTTAACCTTCGTAAAGCTTCGTCGGTTTCAAAATTACATTTCACCAGCTCATACAGCGCCTGAGAGGAGAAAAcactgtttgttttgtgtattaaGGAACAAGGCAGCATTTGATTACAAATGGAATGATTAAATAGTAAGCACAGAGGTGGTTCTTTAGTACCTGTTCATTGTCCTTAATGTGGGATCCTTCTGGAATCGCATCTACACCCGTCTCCTCTCCGGTCCGTCGACAGGCGTCTGTCAGAAACTCAACCACGGTGTTTTCAGGGAGCATTTGAGGATTCCACAGCAGCTGATCATCATTTTCATAAACTGTAAGACAAAAAATGGATGCATATCAGAACAGTACAGGAAATGTATGTGTTACACCTGTTGCAGTGCCCTAGTTTGGACACTTGAGGgcactagtttgttttgtagtttcacttcatttcccataatcctttgtattactgattgtgttatgttacagctgttttgtgtttgttaattTAGTCCTGTCTTTATAAACCCTCTTGTCCTCTTGTTTTAGTTGCCTTAGGATTTTGTTAGTTCCTCACGTCTGGTATGGTTTTCTGGTTATCTTGTTTTTTGTATTACGATTATTCTTGGATTCCTGTTTGTGTTCGTTTTTGTTAGCACTAGTTAGCACTCCTACCCTGTCCTTGTATTTACCCGTTTTTGGATTTTTGCCAGTTCCTTTGTCTGGTCATCTAGTTTTTGTATCTTGTTTGTAGTTCTGTGCAAGATTTGGAAAtctgttttgtcttttttgttaataaattgctgcacttggatttttgcattttgtgatcaTTCCCCATTTCGTGACAGTATGtggcaaaatgttcattttatgcCTACAATGCTTAAAATATTAACCCTTATGCACTGTTCAAATGTGATAACCTTTTGTTATGTGCGGGATGAAAACAGccaactaaattaaactgctgtaaaaatgcatcagataaatattttttcagtttttttgcataaatctgttaatcaacagatcaaaactactaaactgttaagaaaatgacagaattttaactttttaattgccaaattcacaaatgatgacactaatttggtttaaaaaaaaaaaaaaaaaacactcacaaaatgacgtattttcaatataaaaagtaattgtggactggatttttctTTACCTTTTattacagtcttggacatgtaaaTGATTAGTAACGACACTGGCTTTGATCCATTGtaagattttaattttttctccCTAGCTCAATGTTGGTGGCTTTATTTGCCctattgactcccattataaccacatttgatggtgctgaaatacacagtctttgtttttgtttactccatgtagttctgagagctgagctgcatattttgattttctcaggcACATCAAAGTAAGTGCTTTAATTTGTTGTTATGATCCATTTAAAATCCTGAAACtaaggttttttttattgcacaggcctatctaaagggttaatggtgccaactgataatCAAAcgtaaaaaatacacatttgaaTTTTTCCCAACAAGAAAAACCACTAACAATCAAAAAGGCATCATTACATtatggttttgcaatcaaaaaatgtggttataatggaagtcaatggggcaaacacagccaccaacagtaaattaggaagaaaaaaattaaatcaatcaaaaacaatgcaaaggGAATGTTGTTTCACATGGCCAAGACTttgatcaaatgtaaaaaaaaaatccaatccaacatttattttttatattaaaatatgtcaTGTTGTgtgttttcaccaaatcagtgacattatGTATAAATTTTACCAATTTAAGTGTTAAAATCTTGtcattttctaagcaatttagtagttttgatcaggaccgAGGTTGATTAACACATTTATGCAAAAGAAATTAGATAatttatttatctgatgcatttttacagcagtttcatttagtggatgttttcatcctggacataacaaaagggtagtaaatttgcccagagtgtccagagttttatttatttcaaagcattttctcaaaaaagGATTTGtcacccaaaatcattctgctagctgaaacacagaaaaagttatggccaaattaaggcTCAAAATCACACCAGAGTGGATAAAAACCTCTCCAACAGTAAAGACAAAGTTCCATGAAGATGTTTAGTAAAATTTCTTTTTCGTAaatatttcatgtaattttggattagtaatatgcattgctaacatAACTTTTGTTTAAACCTATATACATTTCACGgttctttaatgaataaaaacagagcTCAAACAGTGTGTGAACAGAATCTTAACTGacatttgaaaatgtacattGGGTACAGAAAGTATTTAGACCCCCCTAAATTTTTCACTGTCTGTTATATTACAgctatttgctaaaatcatttagctTCATTTACTTCATTTAAAAAACCTCTCAAGAGTGTTCAGGACCTCAGACTAGACctccaacaagacaatgaccctaagcacacagctatgaccctaagcacacagctaaaataacaaaGGAATGGCTTCATAGCAACTttgtgactgttcttgaatggcccagccagagccctgacttaaacccaactAAGCATCTCTGGactggagagacctaaaaatggctgtccaccaacatTTACCAGCCAACCACTTAGAGGAAGAGTGGATcctactaaatactgagcaaagggtctgaatattTAATActaccatgtgatatttcagtttttctttttttttaataaatctgcaaaaatatcTACTATTCTGTGtatttctgtcaatatggggtgtatatatttatatgtgtatttatttacgcgtttcttttacttaatattatttatttgcattttattttaatatcattcaaagatatatattttttttgtttgtttgttttgtttgaaaacactttttaaaaaaccttGGTTAAAACTTGAGTCGGGGCAGTTTCAGAAATTTGACCGatattttaaacaagcaaataCCTACCTTTTTCATTCTCTTTGTATTTGCACAGTCCAGATGGTGTTTCAGCCTGATACATGGACCCGACCATGATCTCCTGTTAAAAACATGCGTGTCACACATTTATTGGAAATTACAGGCAAGAACATTAAGATGCTGAAAAACGTGTTTACTTTCTTCCAGTCTTCAGAAGGAATATAGTCATCATCCTCCTCCGACTCTTCATCTACTTCATTatctaaatcaataaaataaatgaaatgatcaATAAACACAGCACGAACACAGACGTTTAACACTATACATTCATAAACATTACATGAAAACAATCAAGCAATATAAAGGATGAAGCTTAAGTGTATTACTCTGAAAATAGCCGTGGTTCTTGGTTCGTATGAGTTCAGCTTTGTTGCAGGCCTTTACCGCACAAGCTCGACTGTCAGTTGAGTGACTCTCCTTCACTATTCCTGTGGAAACTTTTGCTCCATCCTCCTGAAAaattaatcaatcagtcaaccaacaaaccaatcagtcaaccaaccaaccaatcaatcgatcaaccaaacaatcaatcaatccatcaacttatcagtcaaccaaccaactaaacagCCAATCAATCAACTAATCAACCAGCtagcaaaccaaccaaccaaatcaatcaaccaaccaatcatccaACTAAACAAgcagccaaccaaccaatcaaccaacccaccaaaaaaaaacaactaatcaaccaaccaaccaaccaaccaatcaatcaatcaatcaatcaatcaatcaatcaatcaatcaatcaatcaatcaatcaatcaatcaatcaaatcaacaaaacaatcaaccaacaaaccaaccaaaaataaaaaataaatcaaccaaccaacaaatcaatcatccaactaaccaatcaatcatccaaccaatcaatcaatcaatcaaccaagcaataaatcaatcaatcaatcaatcaatcaatcattccatcaatcaatcaaattcaaccaaccaaatcaatcaatcaatcaatcaatcaatcaatcaaatgcaataaatcaaattcaaccaatcaatcaatcaatcaaattcaaccaatcaatcaatcaatcaatcaatcatattcaaccaatcaatcaatccatcaatcaatcaaattcaataaaccaaccaaatcaatcaatcaatcaatcaatcaatcaaatctatcaaatgcaataaattaaattcaacCAAGCAATCAaattcaaccaatcaatcaatcaaatttaACCAATCAATCAtattcaaccaatcaaccaaccaaccaaccaatcaaccaaccaatcaatccatcaatcaaattcaaccaaccaaccaaatttaaCTAAATtcaactaatcaatcaatcaaccaagcaaccaaccaaccaatcaaccaaccaattatATTAATCAATCAAATTCAACCAACCAAGCGACCAATCAATCACATTCAACCAATTTCAACCAACCAcaacaatcaaccaaccaatcaaccaatgatcaatcgatcaatcaatcaattaaccaatcaaATTCAACCaaattcaatcaatcaaccaaccaaccaaccaatcaaatttaaacaaattcaaccaatcaatcaatcaatcaacaaatcaaccaaccaatcaataaatcaaccaactaatcaaatcaaatgcaacaaaagaaatgaatgaatacactgaAAATTTCTAGTTACTTGTCGAATTTTAAATCTACTGACAAAAAAATATCTAATTCTTGAATTTGTATAAATCTATTTATAAAACAAGTTCTTCAAGGGACAGACCTGTCTCTTTTTCAGATCTCCGGTGCTTCTGCTGCTGTCATCGTTATCCATATCCTCCGcttcatcttcctcctcctcctcctcttcctcctcctcctcttcatctccGTCCTCATCTTCGTCTTCATCCTCCTCATCTTCGTCCGGCGATCCACTGCCTCCATACCCATAAAGACTTAACAGCTCCTGAATGGGCATTTCTCCCTCCTGCAATTAACAGAAATACAAATAACAGTCATGTGGTAGGACCGCGGTGATTTTTGTTTAACTATGAAAGCCAACTGTGACAATTAACTCGTCAGGTAAGTACATTTACCAAAAGATCTTCATTTGTGCTCAACAAAAGGAACAAACAGCTTTTATATGAAACGGGTGGATGAAGAGTAAATGACGACGGCATTTTCCTTCTGCAAGTGAACTACttgaggcggcacggtggctcagtggtcaacactttcgcctcacagcaagaagatcgctggttcgagttacagctgggtcagttgttatttctgtaaggagtttgcacgttctccccatgttgtcgagggtttcctccaggagctcTGGATTActctacagtccaaacacattcgtGTTCAACATATAggtgaacagaataaactaaattggctattgaccttattctgaaatgcggaagtgcgcctgttttcgcgattgtcttagaacttccgattcagtcgcctatgggagaattgactgggaataataaacggcagaaaatggccaaactacttgctcaacaaacaaatgtttgcatgactacacagaccaagtagcataatataataagaaaatattaaattgcaacatcaagcagcgtaacgagcagttgttaacgtcaaaaaatgaatggaagtgaatgtgaccggaagtcgcgagacaaaaagattcaaatcgcagcgcccgctcgacagctgagaataaggtgaatagtgtatgagtgggtgtgtGATTGGgacagtgtatggatgtttcccagtgctcccaggtttgcagctggatgggcatccactgcgtaaaacatatgccggaatagttggtggttcattctactgtggcaaaacctgataaataagggaccaacACAACTCTCTTCAGTggcctggggtccgttcttcgtatgtggattagctggatttggttactgacgatttgacacgatccaggatcgtttcgttcttcaaaactgatccgagagttgttgtcatagcaacagttctggtagctcaaacctggtcgggagcaggctcatttcacataaacaggattagatcggctcagttcaagcaaagaaaatactgaaagtatgtaccgaatacttcttacagtagtagttatatacacttgggaaaatagtaaatattttaaactatataaagttaaatatatatataataatatacatatatatatatatatatatatatatatatatatatatatatatatatatatatatataataaaacttgCAATCTGCATtacgaaatgaaagtacaaagactgtcacctggtggtgcaaagagaaaacttataaagcaataatacattcatgcagtcataaacatgttttgacagtcaATATGAcagttatttgatattttatttttaattatttttaattcaatttttatttttaatattttaattatttatttcttataaattaagaaaattaagaattaaattattatttaataatttacgctaattaaaaaaacagttactataatactactatggctactataataaggaaaatccgctctaactgtaaaactaaacaaACTGCTCTTGACAGATAAAAGggccaagcatgcagcccacaacaaggtgtaaatttatttgtatcatatttaacaaaatgtttactacgaattttatgtaatttagcccacatggataattgaatattaatcagatgatgtcattacgctgctgtgctgtcagccaatcgctgcattgctgatcatgatttcgaggatcgatagatctgtccttcacaacacgcagcgatctcagatcagttcatccagacattttaatctgatccacgaacttgtttgaagaaccaaattagccagagatcagttatcaacaATTAAAGGACCTGCCAGGACCTGCCttatcatcttagatcatttaagcgagctacAAAGAACAGACTCCTGATGTCAGTTCTGCAGGCTGAAccgtaaacaaacaaaataaaatcagcaGAAACATGTTGAGAATCAAGAAGATATCAAACCTTAGCAAGTTCTTCGATCTCTTTGCCGAAATTAGCGTCTCCCTCTGGAACCTCCTCGTCTTCAGGGGTCTGATCGTCATCATAATCAGGCAACAGCATCTCTGTTCATGGGTCAAAACAAGCATTGTCAGAACCAACCAAAACTTTGCTTGAGCAAACCATGGACAATATACAGTTAAGGTAAAAATTGTTAGCCCTCCAGTACAGTTTCTTTTCTTTCTCAAATCTTTCCtttgtgatgtttaacagagcaaggaatttttcacagtatttcctataatagtttttcttcaggagaaagtcttatttgttttatttcagcaagaaaagaagtaatatttcattttattaaaaacattttcaggtCAATATTACAGACATCTAAAGTCTCCCGGAAGTACCCGATAATGCATAGAGACTGCAGGACgcctgcaaatgaatgataatctctcgGAAATCACGCATCTCCCGTCTGGTCCTCAAATACGTAGCGCACCCCTtgccaccgcatccctcctcgctgtTCAGATACGTTGCGTCATCAGCACCCAGAACAACACCCCAACAAAAAGTCTCCTGGAAtaatctaataattctgacttcaacagtataaagACAAATTTATAAGTAGAATGttgaatattattcattcattcattttcttgtcggctcagtccctttattaatccggggtcgccacagcggaatgaaccgccaacttatccagcaagtttttacgcagcgggtgcccttccagccgcaacccatctctgggaaacatcacacacacacttacacactacggacaatttagcctacccaattcacctgtaccgcatgtctttggactgtgggggaaaccggagcacccggaggaaacccacgcgaacgcagggagaacatgcaaactccacacagaaaatgttgaatattattaactattaaataGTTAAACGCTATTTACACAGAGTGCAACCAGCATTATTGTCACTTCGCATTATTATCAATATATCGACTAatcacatggacatgacctcaatcatttttggtgatgcgatatacagttgaagtcagatttattagccctcctgaattgttagcccccctgtttatttttgtccccaattactgtttaaagggccatgacacccccactttcggttaaagtctagtTCAGAATTTTtccaaaagatgcatgattaatgggcgtggagctccgcgagcatcgggcaggagtgggcgtggccagcaggggagaaggggagcgaacaactgttgatgtcagttagctcacaaattgagacaaaccgtgaggagacgcatgagtttatagttcacaaagttaaaatgcaaagaaacaagcagtaatttaatgccctgctacatttgctatttgtaatttcatatacagataaccacaatttatatcattataaagataagtgtgttcatataaacactataaatgaggacttctccctcaatccccaggtctgaatcatagatctaaatgcagactcagtgaAGCAGGTCttctgacctgtctattttaaccattagtcttgctggtaatctggaggatttaggcaaacacagcagcacggcgatgtgtttgaatgtgaatgaactcctgatacaagacaacatccgccattctccaattctcgtgctgctctcccgacaaaaatgcttgcagcacacacacagctttgctgtatgatcggccctgacaggatcgcggggaaaaacatgcaacaaaccccgtggatcatggaaacaaacacatacgagccttcataaacggctactgcatgcccgtgggtccgtgtctcacagcttgagcttggcactggtctggcaggtctgcgtctgccttgccttcggaaagggCGTGCTGTCAtactctcatgaataattaagcagccggctcttctcataggataaggaaactccgctttgaataataatgagaaaccaacgcgtcatcattgcacttgcggtACTTCGCTACggcgccgattttgatccctccccaaaaatcatttaaacccggaagctgaaatgagctgacaaaagctcaaaattatccagttttccccacaattaaagctgacaggtgctaacattgtcttaactgatgctcaacacacacaaatatgttaatatataaaaaaaagacctccagggtgtcctgaacctttaatggagagcagattgtttaacacatttctaaaca
This genomic window contains:
- the mier1b gene encoding mesoderm induction early response protein 1b, giving the protein MAEPSLGSSSPEMLLPDYDDDQTPEDEEVPEGDANFGKEIEELAKEGEMPIQELLSLYGYGGSGSPDEDEEDEDEDEDGDEEEEEEEEEEEEDEAEDMDNDDSSRSTGDLKKRQEDGAKVSTGIVKESHSTDSRACAVKACNKAELIRTKNHGYFQNNEVDEESEEDDDYIPSEDWKKEIMVGSMYQAETPSGLCKYKENEKVYENDDQLLWNPQMLPENTVVEFLTDACRRTGEETGVDAIPEGSHIKDNEQALYELVKCNFETDEALRRLRFNVKAAREELSVWTEEECRNFEQGLKAYGKDFHFIQANKVRTRSVGDCVAFYYMWKKSERYDFFAQQTRLGKRKYNLHPGVTDYMDRLLDETESTASSRAATPLPAASSSSTTSQSEREETSGHNGLSSHSSSADGIQTLSSDNEVKIESVQANGAPKHLLHTDHTDSNGVKLTEIHNTNRNGAVKHQLDCQSLERPAKKCRTESDSLAQVETDPSRLKED